A genomic window from Prunus persica cultivar Lovell chromosome G2, Prunus_persica_NCBIv2, whole genome shotgun sequence includes:
- the LOC18786919 gene encoding kinesin-like protein KIN-UB isoform X1: MASRNGVAQRGAVKLDRPVSFRTSSFKSRLPPSQSPGNGSAVRRSSPALFGSAGSKDDHAVPGRVRVAVRLRPRNAEEMVADADFADCVELQPELKRLKLRKNNWDLDTYEFDDVLTEYASQKRVYEVVAKPVVESVLDGYNGTVMAYGQTGTGKTFTLGRLGEEDTSDRGIMVRSMEDILADISPETDSISVSYLQLYMETLQDLLDPTNDNIPIVEDPRTGDVSVPGATIVEIKDQHSFLELLRCGEAHRIAANTKLNTESSRSHAILMVQVKRSVLGREDDVSSENGDPSHLTKPFKPLVRKSKLVVVDLAGSERIQKSGSEGHMLEEAKCINLSLSALGKCINSLAENSAHVPFRDSKLTRLLKDSFGGSARTSLIVTIGPSPRHRGETASTILFGQRAMKVENMLKIKEEFDYKSLSRKLEIQVDKLIAENERQHKAFEDEVERINLESQKRISEVERNFADALEKERLKCQMDYMEAVKELEEKLVSNQKPNHCLVDGKWNGEGPGLSVSKEATELQELLQNEIDLRKMAEEELKNLKGQLGLYTQSEAGGDAEILKLHKLLEEEAQQKKKLEEEIIILRSQLLQSNFEAEQMRRCLDRDGSGNGFTGLDSSMPPVRNSYPKDIGNGQKAPVSTLFEQVGLQKILSLLESEDANVRIHAVKVVANLAAEEANQKRIVEAGGLTSLLMLLRSFEDETVRRVAAGAIANLAMNEANQELIMAQGGISLLATTAADADDAQTLRMVAGAIANLCGNDKLQTKLRSEGGIKALLGIVRCGHPDVLSQVARGIANFAKCESRACTQGIKSGRSLLIQDGALPWIVQNANDEAAPIRRHIELALCHLAQHEVNAKDMISGGALWELVRISRDCSREDIRSLAHRTLNSSPTFRAEMRRLRIDY; this comes from the exons ATGGCTTCCCGAAACGGCGTCGCTCAGAGGGGGGCTGTGAAGTTGGATCGCCCCGTGAGTTTCAGAACGTCGTCGTTCAAGTCCCGGCTCCCTCCTTCTCAATCTCCCGGCAACGGATCCGCTGTTCGCAGGAGCAGTCCGGCTTTGTTTGGCTCTGCAGGTTCCAAAGACGATCATGCAG TGCCTGGAAGAGTTCGAGTAGCTGTACGATTGCGTCCCAGAAATGCGGAAGAGATGGTGGCAGATGCGGATTTTGCTGACTGTGTGGAGTTGCAGCCAGAG CTTAAAAGGTTGAAACTTCGAAAAAACAATTGGGATTTGGACACGTATGAATTTGATGACGTGCTTACTGAGTATGCATCACAGAAGCGTGTCTATGAAGTTGTTGCTAAGCCTGTTGTGGAG AGTGTTTTAGATGGTTACAATGGGACGGTTATGGCTTATGGTCAGACAGGTACCGGGAAAACATTTACTCTTGGACGTCTAGGAGAAGAAGATACATCTGATCGAGGAATCATGGTTCGTTCGATGGAGGACATTCTGGCAGATATATCTCCTGAGACTGATTCTATCTCTGTCTCGTATCTGCAG CTTTATATGGAGACCCTCCAGGACCTACTTGATCCGACAAATGATAATATTCCCATTGTGGAAGATCCAAGAACTGGAGATGTTTCAGTACCTGGGGCAACTATTGTGGAGATCAAAGACCAGCATAGTTTTCTGGAGCTGTTAAGATGTGGGGAAGCTCATCGTATAGCTGCTAACACCAAGTTGAACACTGAATCTTCTCGAAGTCATGCGATTCTGATG GTACAAGTTAAGAGGTCTGTCTTGGGAAGAGAAGATGATGTTTCCAGCGAAAATGGTGACCCTTCTCACTTGACCAAGCCTTTTAAACCACTTGTCCGGAAAAGCAAACTCGTTGTGGTAGATTTAGCAGGTTCAGAACGTATCCAAAAATCAG GAAGTGAGGGACATATGTTAGAGGAAGCCAAGTGTATCAATCTGTCGCTTAGTGCATTAGGGAAGTGCATAAATTCTCTAGCAGAGAATAGTGCTCATGTTCCATTTCGTGATTCAAAACTTACAAGATTGCTTAAAGATTCATTTGGAG GATCAGCGAGGACTTCACTAATTGTTACTATTGGACCCTCTCCACGCCATCGAGGAGAGACTGCAAGTACCATACTATTTGGACAAAGG GCTATGAAGGTGGAAAATATGTTGAAAATCAAGGAAGAATTTGATTACAAAAGTTTGTCGAGAAAGCTTGAAATACAAGTGGACAAGCTTATCGCAGAAAATGAAAGGCAGCATAAAGCTTTTGAGGATGAAGTTGAAAGAATAAATCTAGAATCACAAAAACGTATATCTGAGGTTGAAAGAAACTTTGCTGATGCATTAGag AAGGAGAGGCTAAAATGCCAGATGGATTATATGGAAGCTGTTAAGGAGCTTGAGGAGAAGCTGGTGTCAAATCAGAAGCCAAACCATTGCCTGGTTGATGGTAAATGGAATGGAGAG GGGCCTGGGCTTTCTGTTTCTAAGGAAGCAACTGAGTTACAAGAGTTGCTCCAAAATGAAATTGACCTGAGAAAGATGGCTGAAGAGGAGCTGAAAAATCTTAAAGGCCAACTAGGGCTATATACACAATCAGAA GCAGGGGGAGATGCGGAGATTTTAAAGCTTCATAAACTTCTGGAGGAGGAGGctcaacagaagaaaaaacttgaagaagaaataataatactacGTAGCCAGTTGTTGCAATCAAATTTTGAAGCTGAACAG ATGAGAAGGTGTCTTGATAGAGATGGGTCTGGAAATGGGTTTACTGGTCTAGATTCTTCTATGCCTCCAGTTAGGAATTCGTACCCCAAAGACATCGGGAATGGACAGAAGGCACCAGTTTCCACGCTCTTTGAACAAg TTGGATTGCAAAAGATTTTGTCATTACTTGAGTCAGAAGATGCTAATGTTCGTATTCATGCTGTAAAAGTGGTGGCCAACCTAGCAGCTGAAG AAGCAAATCAGAAAAGGATTGTTGAAGCTGGTGGTCTTACTTCCTTGCTGATGCTTCTTAGAAGCTTTGAGGATGAGACCGTTAGAAGAGTGGCAGCCGGTGCCATTGCGAATCTTGCAATGAATG AAGCCAATCAAGAACTTATAATGGCTCAAGGTGGAATTAGTTTGTTAGCAACGACAGCAGCTGATGCTGATGATGCTCAAACCCTTCGCATGGTTGCTGGAGCTATTGCTAATTTATGCGGAAATG ATAAGCTACAAACGAAGCTAAGATCCGAAGGTGGTATTAAGGCTTTGTTAGGAATTGTGAGGTGTGGCCATCCAGATGTTCTTTCCCAAGTAGCACGTGGAATTGCAAACTTTGCAAAATGCGAGTCCCGAGCATGTACTCAAG GGATAAAGAGTGGAAGATCTCTCTTGATACAAGATGGTGCACTTCCATGGATTGTACAAAATGCTAATGACGAGGCTGCACCAATCCGGCGCCACATCGAGCTTGCACTCTGTCACCTAGCTCAGCATG AAGTGAATGCAAAAGACATGATTAGTGGAGGTGCCCTGTGGGAACTAGTTCGTATTTCCCGGGACTGTTCACGAGAGGACATAAGGAGTCTTGCTCATCGAACTTTGAATTCAAGCCCCACTTTCCGTGCTGAAATGCGACGGTTACGGATAGACTACTGA
- the LOC18786919 gene encoding kinesin-like protein KIN-UB isoform X2 gives MASRNGVAQRGAVKLDRPVSFRTSSFKSRLPPSQSPGNGSAVRRSSPALFGSAGSKDDHAVPGRVRVAVRLRPRNAEEMVADADFADCVELQPELKRLKLRKNNWDLDTYEFDDVLTEYASQKRVYEVVAKPVVESVLDGYNGTVMAYGQTGTGKTFTLGRLGEEDTSDRGIMVRSMEDILADISPETDSISVSYLQLYMETLQDLLDPTNDNIPIVEDPRTGDVSVPGATIVEIKDQHSFLELLRCGEAHRIAANTKLNTESSRSHAILMVQVKRSVLGREDDVSSENGDPSHLTKPFKPLVRKSKLVVVDLAGSERIQKSGSEGHMLEEAKCINLSLSALGKCINSLAENSAHVPFRDSKLTRLLKDSFGGSARTSLIVTIGPSPRHRGETASTILFGQRAMKVENMLKIKEEFDYKSLSRKLEIQVDKLIAENERQHKAFEDEVERINLESQKRISEVERNFADALEKERLKCQMDYMEAVKELEEKLVSNQKPNHCLVDGKWNGEGPGLSVSKEATELQELLQNEIDLRKMAEEELKNLKGQLGLYTQSEAGGDAEILKLHKLLEEEAQQKKKLEEEIIILRSQLLQSNFEAEQMRRCLDRDGSGNGFTGLDSSMPPVRNSYPKDIGNGQKAPVSTLFEQVGLQKILSLLESEDANVRIHAVKVVANLAAEEANQKRIVEAGGLTSLLMLLRSFEDETVRRVAAGAIANLAMNEANQELIMAQGGISLLATTAADADDAQTLRMVAGAIANLCGNDKLQTKLRSEGGIKALLGIVRCGHPDVLSQVARGIANFAKCESRACTQAKSTN, from the exons ATGGCTTCCCGAAACGGCGTCGCTCAGAGGGGGGCTGTGAAGTTGGATCGCCCCGTGAGTTTCAGAACGTCGTCGTTCAAGTCCCGGCTCCCTCCTTCTCAATCTCCCGGCAACGGATCCGCTGTTCGCAGGAGCAGTCCGGCTTTGTTTGGCTCTGCAGGTTCCAAAGACGATCATGCAG TGCCTGGAAGAGTTCGAGTAGCTGTACGATTGCGTCCCAGAAATGCGGAAGAGATGGTGGCAGATGCGGATTTTGCTGACTGTGTGGAGTTGCAGCCAGAG CTTAAAAGGTTGAAACTTCGAAAAAACAATTGGGATTTGGACACGTATGAATTTGATGACGTGCTTACTGAGTATGCATCACAGAAGCGTGTCTATGAAGTTGTTGCTAAGCCTGTTGTGGAG AGTGTTTTAGATGGTTACAATGGGACGGTTATGGCTTATGGTCAGACAGGTACCGGGAAAACATTTACTCTTGGACGTCTAGGAGAAGAAGATACATCTGATCGAGGAATCATGGTTCGTTCGATGGAGGACATTCTGGCAGATATATCTCCTGAGACTGATTCTATCTCTGTCTCGTATCTGCAG CTTTATATGGAGACCCTCCAGGACCTACTTGATCCGACAAATGATAATATTCCCATTGTGGAAGATCCAAGAACTGGAGATGTTTCAGTACCTGGGGCAACTATTGTGGAGATCAAAGACCAGCATAGTTTTCTGGAGCTGTTAAGATGTGGGGAAGCTCATCGTATAGCTGCTAACACCAAGTTGAACACTGAATCTTCTCGAAGTCATGCGATTCTGATG GTACAAGTTAAGAGGTCTGTCTTGGGAAGAGAAGATGATGTTTCCAGCGAAAATGGTGACCCTTCTCACTTGACCAAGCCTTTTAAACCACTTGTCCGGAAAAGCAAACTCGTTGTGGTAGATTTAGCAGGTTCAGAACGTATCCAAAAATCAG GAAGTGAGGGACATATGTTAGAGGAAGCCAAGTGTATCAATCTGTCGCTTAGTGCATTAGGGAAGTGCATAAATTCTCTAGCAGAGAATAGTGCTCATGTTCCATTTCGTGATTCAAAACTTACAAGATTGCTTAAAGATTCATTTGGAG GATCAGCGAGGACTTCACTAATTGTTACTATTGGACCCTCTCCACGCCATCGAGGAGAGACTGCAAGTACCATACTATTTGGACAAAGG GCTATGAAGGTGGAAAATATGTTGAAAATCAAGGAAGAATTTGATTACAAAAGTTTGTCGAGAAAGCTTGAAATACAAGTGGACAAGCTTATCGCAGAAAATGAAAGGCAGCATAAAGCTTTTGAGGATGAAGTTGAAAGAATAAATCTAGAATCACAAAAACGTATATCTGAGGTTGAAAGAAACTTTGCTGATGCATTAGag AAGGAGAGGCTAAAATGCCAGATGGATTATATGGAAGCTGTTAAGGAGCTTGAGGAGAAGCTGGTGTCAAATCAGAAGCCAAACCATTGCCTGGTTGATGGTAAATGGAATGGAGAG GGGCCTGGGCTTTCTGTTTCTAAGGAAGCAACTGAGTTACAAGAGTTGCTCCAAAATGAAATTGACCTGAGAAAGATGGCTGAAGAGGAGCTGAAAAATCTTAAAGGCCAACTAGGGCTATATACACAATCAGAA GCAGGGGGAGATGCGGAGATTTTAAAGCTTCATAAACTTCTGGAGGAGGAGGctcaacagaagaaaaaacttgaagaagaaataataatactacGTAGCCAGTTGTTGCAATCAAATTTTGAAGCTGAACAG ATGAGAAGGTGTCTTGATAGAGATGGGTCTGGAAATGGGTTTACTGGTCTAGATTCTTCTATGCCTCCAGTTAGGAATTCGTACCCCAAAGACATCGGGAATGGACAGAAGGCACCAGTTTCCACGCTCTTTGAACAAg TTGGATTGCAAAAGATTTTGTCATTACTTGAGTCAGAAGATGCTAATGTTCGTATTCATGCTGTAAAAGTGGTGGCCAACCTAGCAGCTGAAG AAGCAAATCAGAAAAGGATTGTTGAAGCTGGTGGTCTTACTTCCTTGCTGATGCTTCTTAGAAGCTTTGAGGATGAGACCGTTAGAAGAGTGGCAGCCGGTGCCATTGCGAATCTTGCAATGAATG AAGCCAATCAAGAACTTATAATGGCTCAAGGTGGAATTAGTTTGTTAGCAACGACAGCAGCTGATGCTGATGATGCTCAAACCCTTCGCATGGTTGCTGGAGCTATTGCTAATTTATGCGGAAATG ATAAGCTACAAACGAAGCTAAGATCCGAAGGTGGTATTAAGGCTTTGTTAGGAATTGTGAGGTGTGGCCATCCAGATGTTCTTTCCCAAGTAGCACGTGGAATTGCAAACTTTGCAAAATGCGAGTCCCGAGCATGTACTCAAG CCAAATCAACAAACTGA
- the LOC18785469 gene encoding 4-hydroxy-tetrahydrodipicolinate synthase, chloroplastic, whose translation MATLQSCRVCLRESALQLPRHHLTDNYRSRTAKWKCPRAAVIPNFHLPMRSFEVKNRTSVDDIKSLRLITAIKTPYLPDGRFDLEAYDALVNMQIENGAEGVIVGGTTGEGQLMSWDEHIMLIGHTINCYGGSIKVIGNTGSNSTREAIHATEQGFAVGMHAALHINPYYGKTSLEGLVSHLDSVMSMGPTIVYNVPSRTGQDIPPRVIHRLAQSSNFAGVKECVGNDRVDQYTDKGIVVWSGNDDECHDSRWNHGATGVISVTSNLVPGLMRELMFGGKNPSLNAKIMPLVEWLFQEPNPIGLNTALAQLGVVRPVFRLPYVPLPLAKRVEFVNLVEQIGRENFVGEKDVKVLDDDDFVLVSRY comes from the exons ATGGCTACGCTCCAGAGCTGTAGAGTGTGCTTGAGAGAGTCTGCTCTCCAGCTTCCGCGTCACCATCTTACCGATAACTACAGGAG TAGGACTGCAAAATGGAAGTGTCCGCGAGCAGCTGTAATCCCCAATTTTCATCTTCCAATGCGTAGTTTTGAAGTGAAAAACAG GACATCAGTGGACGATATAAAGTCACTTAGATTGATAACAGCCATCAAAACCCCATATCTACCAGACGGCAGATTTGACCTTGAAGCATATGATGCTTTGGTTAATATGCAGATTGAAAATGGAGCCGAAGGTGTGATTGTTGGTGGCACAACTGGTGAAGGCCAATTGATGAGCTGGGATGAACACATAATGCTCATTGGCCACACAATCAACTGTTATGGAGGATCAATTAAGGTAATAGGGAACACTGGAAGCAATTCTACTAGAGAAGCAATTCATGCTACTGAACAGGGTTTTGCTGTTGGAATGCATGCTGCCCTTCACATCAATCCTTATTATGGAAAAACCTCCTTGGAGGGATTGGTTTCGCACCTTGATAGTGTCATGTCAATGGGACCCACTATTGTATACAATGTGCCATCACGAACTGGCCAAGATATCCCCCCACGTGTGATTCACAGGTTGGCTCAGAGCTCTAACTTCGCAGGTGTCAAGGAGTGTGTTGGAAATGATCGTGTTGATCAGTATACCGACAAGGGAATTGTGGTTTGGAGTGGGAATGATGATGAGTGCCATGATTCTAGGTGGAACCATGGAGCTACTGGAGTTATATCTGTTACTAGTAATCTGGTTCCAGGTTTAATGCGAGAATTGATGTTTGGGGGGAAGAACCCTTCTCTTAATGCAAAGATAATGCCTCTGGTTGAGTGGCTTTTCCAAGAGCCAAACCCCATTGGCTTAAACACAGCACTTGCCCAACTTGGTGTTGTGAGGCCGGTCTTCAGGCTGCCATATGTACCTCTTCCTCTTGCAAAGAGGGTAGAATTTGTGAATTTGGTTGAGCAAATTGGGCGGGAGAATTTTGTCGGAGAAAAGGATGTGAAAGTTCTCGATGACGATGATTTCGTCTTAGTGAGTCGGTATTAG